ATCGGCTCCAAGCAGGTCAATAACTATGACCTCACCGAGAAAGGCCGCTCCGTCTGGACCGCCGATCCATCCCAGCCCGGCTATGGCAACTTCTGCTATGGCCATCTCGCCGTGAAGTCCATCGATGCCTACACGCCCAGCGACAACCCCGACGCAACGCAATACACCGTGAACTACCACTCCGACGTGACCGGACTCGCCGACTGGGCCAAATCCACCGAAATGTCCACGGCTTTCCCCAAGATCGCCACCGACACCTCCGGCCAGCAGACCGCAACGGCGACCCTGACCAAAGGCAGTGACGGCTGGCAGGTCAGCAATATGAATCCGCCTGCCGCCAGCGCTCCGGCGAACAATCTGTCGCAATAACCGCGAATCATAAAAAAAGCCGGGCCCGAAGGCCCGGCGCTCTTTCATCGTCTTTCATAGGAAAACCGGCACTTCCAGCAGAAACCGGGTGCCCCACGTCTCGAGGTTGAGACGTGGGTTTGGCTTGCATCAGCCCCGATCGCGACCAAAGGAAGCGGAGGCCGAAGGCAAAAGGCCTGGACGGCCAGTCCTAGCGCTTCCAGCGGAAGCCGTTGAAGGTGAAGCCTGCCTTGGCCATGAGGTTCCCGCTCCAGTCGCCGTCAGTCTGCTTCGAGGCCACGTACTCGGCCGGAATCAGCTGAAAGCTCACCGACTTCGAGATCCTGGTGTTGAAGCCGATGCCACCAGCGGCCGAGGCCATCCAGTTGATATAGTTGTCGCGCGAGTCGCGCACCGCGCCGCCCTCCGTGAAGACGAACGGCTGCACATGGTGCATCGTCGCAAAGGTCCACTCCGGACCGCCCAGGAAGGCGCGGACATTCTCCCCTGCATGCGCGTGGTAGTTCCCCAGGTCGTCGAACTCGCCAATCGCACTCAGGTGCCTGGTGAAGTAGTACTGCGGCATCGCGTACCACCCGAGGGTGTAGGTATTCGCCACTCCGGGAGTATTCAGCAGATCGGTCTGCAGATAGCTGAAGCCTGCCGAAAAAGCCACAGCGGGAACCGGGGCCTCCAGCACCTGCTGTGGCCGTGGCGCCGGCGGGTCCTGTGCCGCGGCGGTCATCGCCGAGCTCAAGGTAGAACTCGAGCTCGCATCCTCCGCTGTACTGGAATCTGCATGCTGCGCCTGGGCTGAAACGGCAAAACAAGCTGCAATGGCTGCAGCCGAAAACATTTTAAGAAACATAAATACCAGTCCTGTGGGCCTCGCTTTCGTGCTGCGAAACTCAATATGAATTCACGTCCTGTTCATAGAGATTGGTATCGCTCTCCTCCGGTTGGCAGCCTTTCCACGCAGGAACCCACCCTGAGTCCTGCGGACGATTTTTCCGCTACCCGATCCGGCGGCGCTGCGTCGATCCCGCAAGCAATACAACGTCAAAGACTTGCCAGACACGGAGCGGCGGAACTCCGTCTGAACCTGTATGGAGCCTGCTGTCCAGCCCGGCTCATCGCGCATGCGGGACATCCTCGAGCTCGCCTGCGGATATCTCCTGATCCTTGCCGTGCTCTGGACGGATGATCCCTGGCAGCGCGTCTTCTACTGGATCGCTCTCGCCGTGATCGCCGTCCTCACGCTGGCCCGGCGCGCCTCATTGCGCGCGCTCGGCCTGACCCGCGCCGGAGTCCTCCGCTCGCTCTGGATTCCGGCGCTCGCGCTCGGCCTTGCGCTCGTGGCCGGAGTCGCCGCCGCGTACCTGCACACCCTGCATCGCCACATCGGCCACATGCTGCTGGATTTCCGCTTCGCCGGATACCTGCTCTGGGCCTTCGTCCAGCAGTTCCTCCTGCAGAACTACTTCCTCGCCCGCCTGCGCCGCATCGTTCCGGCGAGATATGCCGCCGCGCCCGCGGTACTCGCCGCGCTGCTCTTCGCCCTCGCGCACCTGCCCAACCCGCTGCTCACCACGCTCACGCTCGCCTGGGGATGGGTCTCCTGCATCCTCTTCCTGCGCTATCGCAACCTCTACACGCTGGGCCTGGCCCACGCTATCCTCGGCATCACCATCGCCCTCACCGTGCCCAACCATGTGCATCACCACATGCGCGCCGGATTAGGCTACCTGCACTACCATCCACACCGGCCAGCACCGCACGGGCACGAAACCGCAGCAAGAAATCAAAGGTAAGTTCGCAGAATGCAAGAAGGATTCACCACAGAAGACACAGAGAGCACAGAGGGTTCCGTACCCTGACAAATATCCCTTTTCAGCGCAAAGACGCAAAGATCGCAAAGGATTTTCAGAAAAGACAAATCAAGGGTGCCCCATGTCTCGATTCTGAGACATGGGTTCGCAGGAGAAACGCGTCACGAAGGGTTGTACCGTCCCACCCAAGCGGAGCTTGGATGGGGCACCCGTTTCCGGTCCACCCCACAGTTCCCAAAGCGCGACCGAAGGGAGCGGGGGCCGAAGGGAGCGGGGGCCGATTGTGCTTCGCCCTGCGCGCAGCAGCGCGAAGCACAATCGCCGGACGCGCAGTCCTAGCGGAGCAGGAGACCCCAGAGCGTGTCTACGGTGGCGTGCGTGATGGCCGAAGCGTCGATCCGCCGCTTCTCCCGCCACGCCCGCCCATAGAAGATGCCGGCCAGCGCCGCCAGCAGCACATACCGCCAGTTGAAGAAGTGGGTTCGCTTGTTGAAGTGCGAGAGCCCGAAGAGCATCGCCGTCACCGCCAGCGCGCCACGCCGCCCGATCCGCCGCTCCAGCAGGTTCTGCATCCAGCCGCGAAAGAAGATCTCCTCCGGCAGCGCGATCAGCACGAAGGTGAAGAGCCACATCGGCACCGCCATCCACGGATGCTTCGGTGGCCAGTGCACGTGCAGAAATCCGAGCCATAGCCCCAGCGGAATCGCCATCGGCGCATAGAAGCACCACTCTCTGAGGCCGGTCTTCCAGTCGCTCCCGCGCAGACGCAGGTCGAAACCCACGCCGGAGAGCCCGCGCACCACCAGAAAGCCGTACAGCCCCGCATCCAGCAATAGAACTTTTCCGAATGCTGCAAGCCCCGAGGGCCACGCCGGCTCCAGCCAGCGCAGATCGACGGCCAGCCCCAGCCCGAGCAGCACCACGAACTCCAGCCAATGGCCGGTCTGCTCCGGATCGCGCCGCGCTACCCATGCAAGACAGCACGCCACCAGCACCGGAGCGCACAGGTACACCCCGCACCCATACCAGCGGAAGGAGTCCGCCGGTACAGCCACCAGGAGATAAGGGATCACCAGCAGCGCAGGCAACAGAAGACGCAGCAGCGCAGGCTGCAGCCGCGCGCGCAATCCGGCACAGCCCTGCTCGCCCACAAAACCCAGCCAGAAGAGCGGAGCCAGCGCCAGCAACGCTGCGCTCAGAACAGAAGGATGCAGCCAGGGACTCGTCACGCCCCAATCCTATCGGCACGGCAGCCAGCGCAACCGCTGACCCTCTCGTCCCGTGATCGTTTCATCCGGTGACCGTCTCTTTCCGCCCATCGCCAGACCGTAAAAGCTTCAGTCGCCGATCGAACGGATGACTCTCGCCGGATTTCCTCCAACCAGGGTATTGGGAGGAACGTCCCTGGTCACGACCGCACCCGCCGCCACAACCGAGTTCTCGCCTACGGTGACGCCGCCGAGGATGATCGCGCCGGCTGCGATCCATACGTTTTTCCCGATCGCAACCGGCTGCGCAATCACAGCGGCGCGCCGCTGCGCAGGCTCCACGGGATGGCCCGCGGTCAGAATGCTTACATTGGGACCGATCATCACGTCATCGGCAATATCGATCCCGCCCAGGTCATACATGGTGCAATTCTGATTGATGAAGACATTGCGCCCGACGCGGATATGCTCACCGCCGGTGGTGTAGAACGGCGGAATCAGCGAAAAACTCTCATCCACCGTGCAGCCGATGAGTTCGCTGAACACGGCCCGGATCTGCTCCGCATCGTCGAAGGTCAGCCGGTTCAACACCGGGGTAATGGCCATGGCCCGCTTGACGCTGGCCACCATGGCCGCCGATTCCGGCGTGCGCCTGGGAATCACCTTGATACCGTTGTCCTGCGTCATGCCCGTTGCTTTCTCCTCAAACGAAGATACGACGGTGGCCCATGCAAGCCCGAAGTTGGCTTGCGTGGGGAAGAACAAAGGCGATTCACCACAGAGGACACAGAGAGCACAGAGGGTTCCGTACCCTGGCCAATATCCCTTTTCAGCGCAAAGACGCAAAGATCGCAAAGAATTTTCAGAAAAGACAAATCAAGGGTGCCCCATGTCTCGATTCTGAGACATGGGTTCGCAGGAGAAACGCGTCACGAAGGGTTGTACCGTCCCACCCAAGCGGAGCTTGGATGGGACACCCGTTTCCGGTCCACCCCACAGTTCCCAAATCGCGACCAAAGGGAGCGGGGGCCGAAGGCAAAAAGCCGCGCGGGTAGCGCCGCGACCAAAGGGAGCGGAGGCCGAAGGCCGCTTCGCCCTGCGCGCAGCAGCGCGAAGCGGCTACTTTACGCGCTCGGCCAGCACTGCCGCCGGCACCAGGCTCGGCCGGCCGGCCGACTCATACGACTTGTAGACCGTGATGTGGAAGCACGACTGGTAGAACTCCTCCTCCACATCGATCTTCCCTGCCTCTTCGAGCGGATACAGGTAGGCCCGCATCCACGAGACCTCCGAGGTCGAAAGCCCCTTCTTGGCAATGTCGATGGTCGCGCCCGTCAGATGCGGCGAAGCAATGTCTCCATCCGCCGGCGCCGCGTTGCCGTTCACCTCCATCAGGTGCCGCTGATACTCCACCGTGCGCACTGCCGAGTTCACCTGCAGGCTGCGATGGAAACGCGCCGCATGCGCCCGCGCCAGATCGGTAAGAAATCGCGCCGTCCAGGGACGGCAGTAGCGGCGATTCTCCGGCAGTCCCTCGTTGATGCGCAGGTTCATGCTCACCGGTACGGCCACCAGCGCACGATCGGCCAGCAGCTGGTCCAGCTCGGCATCGTCCTCGATGCGTGTCAGCCCGTCGGCCTGGGTGCGCTCGTTCTGCCGCACCAGCGAGGCACGCGAGCCGACCAGCGCGGGCAGAATCGCCCAATGATCCAGCGGCGCCGCCGGAATCATGGCATCGGCGACCTCGGTCTTGGCCGGAACCATCCGTGCCGGCCGCCGATGGGCGGCAATCAGCGCGGCACGACGACGCGCCCTGCGCCCCAGCCGGCCGCTTACCGGCTCAGCAACAGGCTCGGCCACGGCCGCGTGCGAACCACGGTGCCGCGCCGCAGGAGCAGTCGAAGCCGCTTGCTCGCTCGCGCTTGCGGTCTTATGCGCAGCCCTGTTCTTCGTCATTCTGGATTTCGTCGTTCCGGCTGTCGCCTTCACCGGGGCGGAGGCGGCCGTCTTCCGGGCATGGGAAGACCGCCCGTGGGCCGTGCCCTTACGCGCCGTGGTGGCAAAAACAGGGATGGTGAGTCCGCTGCACAGCAACAGGATCAGCGAGACCCGGCAGAAAAACCGCATGAGGCAATACCGCAAGAAGGCTCGCGGCGAATCGATCAGAGCATCCTCAGGCTATCGAAGCCCGGCGGCCCCGCAAAGTAGCCATCCGGGTTCCTCCCCCGAAAGTGGGACTGGCCCGGACCTGATCCAACGGTCAGAACCTGCCGGAAACCTGTGTTCCATCCTCGAGCTGCGGCATATGAGCCTGATCCACGACGAGCACGGCCAGCGGCCGCATCTCGTGCTTCACCCTCACACCGAAGGCCTCGTAGAGCGCCTGTTCGAAGGTCTTTGCGTCCGGATCATCACTCGTTTCTCCCGGCGGCGTCCACTTCAGATCGAAGTCGTAGGAGCCCTGGAGACCTGTGTCATCCTCCACCTTCTCCTGCAGAGCCCATCCCGCTTCGTGGACGACTACCTGAAAGGAAACACCCTTGCCGGTCACGGAGCCATGGCCTTCCCGCCATCTGCCATCCTTGACCGCCAGCGTGGAGACCGGCGGGGCAGCGTGCTTCGGATCGCGGTAGAGAACGGCAGTCTTGTGCTCTCCAACCCGGCAATGCAGCCGCACGCCGAACTGATCCGCAAGCAGCGTCTGCAGACGTTTGGCCTCGTTGGGATCGACCCTGGGAACCGGTCCACCGCCGGGAGCAGCCAGCGTCTTTGCCCGGATATCGAACCGCTTCTGCCGCAGCCCCGGCGGAATGCCTTCGACCTGGTAGGAATCGACGCCGTAAGCCTCCTCGATCAAGGTGGAGAGCGTCACTCCCTCCACCTCCCACTTGCCATAGTCATTGGCCTTGAACAGCACCCGGTCCCGCGAAGGATCGCCGGGCCGGATCACTGCCACGTCAAAGGCCAACGTATTGTCAGGGGTCAGAGAAAACGCGCCGCAGGGGCCGGAACCCTGAGCGACCGCCGAAGCTTGCGCCCATGAGGATGCCGCGCAGCAGAGAAGAAATACAAAAATGGCGGAAAGAACACGAGAGCCGGAAGTCCGCATGGCACACTTCCGATCTTCGGCAGGCGGGAACCTGAGTGGACGCATGTTGTACCGACGCATGCCTCTCTTTCCGCGCTCCCGGCTATACCCTGTCCCCCGCACCGTCGCTTTACTTTCCTGCATTCTCCTCGCGTTCCATCGCCAGGTCGAAGGTCTGGCGCTTCGGCGGCAGGGGGTGCAGCTTATAGAGGATCAGCCGGTTGCGGTCCGGATCGTCGAAGGCCGCGAACGACGCCACCTGCTCGAGCGAATACTGCGTGCTCAGGTCCTGCAGCGTTCCCGGATCGATCTCGTTCCACGCCGCATACCATCCCGGCCGGTAGGCATGGATGCGCATCGGCAGATCATACGTTCCATAGTCGTCGCAGATCGCCGGAAGATGCGTGATCAGCGTAATGTCATCGCCGGAGATCGAGAGCAGCAGCCGGTTCCCGTTCGGGTGCGCGTTGATATACGCCGTCACCCCTTCGGCCGCATGCAGAAAGGTGTATTGCGGATGCCGCGCCCAGCCGGCAATCTGCCACGCCTCGCAGGCAGAGCCCGTCACGAGGGTAAGCATCGCCACCGCAACCAGTCCGCGCCGCAGCACCGCCGAACGCTCCAGGTCAGGGAAAGAAGCGGGCGCCCCATCCAGGCCCGGTGTTGGCTTGGGTGGGATGGCACGAACCCACGTGCGCGAAGCAGCTAACGCTGCGACGGCCAGTCCCGCAAGCATCGCCAGAGGAAAGGCGATCACCTGGTAGTAGCGCGGCTGCATGTTGTTATGCCAGCCGATGAAGAAGAGGTATCCGGCTACGGCCAGCCACGCGGCCTGCACTAGCCGGCTGCGCCAAAAGCCGCGCGCCAGGACCGCCGTCGCCACAGCCAGCACCAGCAGCAGCACGCACAGCCAGCTGCTGATCCACAGCGCGCCATGCACCGCATACCAGAAGGCCGCCACCCAGCCCAGCACCGAGTGCGGCTGCTCCCACTGGTTGGCCGCAAACAGATAGTGATAGTCGTAGCTGTAGCGCGGCTTCACGAACAGCCCGTAATAGAGCGCCCACGGCACAGCCGCCGCCACGCCCACCATCGCCGTCCTCCGCGCGCTGTCCTTCAGCCGCCCGTCCCACAGCAGCCACACCACCGAGGGCACCAGGAAGATCGCCGTCGTCTTGGTCAGGATCATCAGGCACAGTGCAAAACCCATGCCTACCGCGCATACCGCCTGCGCGGCGATACTCTCTGCCCGCCGCAGCGCCAGCCCCAGCCACCATGCCAGCAGCAGAAACAGCACCAGCAGCGGCTCAAGGATCGCCAGCCGGCTAAAGGCATAGAGAAACGCGCTCGAGGCCAGCACCGTCACCGCCAGCATGGCTGAGGCAGAGGAGATCGGCCGCGCCACACCCCATGTGCGCGTTTCCGCACGCACCAGCGCATAGACCAGCCACAGGTTCCCGGCAAAGGCCGCCAGCACGATCAGCCGCGCCGCCACCAGGCTTACGCCCGTAAAGCGGAAGACCCCCCACTCCAGCACCGGCAGCACCGGCAGCGCCACGCTGGGATTGAAGTCTCCATGCACATACCAGTGCCCCAGCACCGCGTGCTCGATCGCAGCCTTCCCGTACCAGCCCTCATCGGTGTACTTGGCGTAATCCATCCAGGGCGAGAAGTTCGGGAAATCCGCCCGCAGGTGCACGGCATGCAGGGCGAGCAGTGCCGCCACGGCCGCCAGCCACAGCCCCCAGATCAGCGTGGTCAGCCAGCTCCGCTCGATATGTTGCAACCAGTTCGGCTCAGCGTTTTTCTGCTCGATCAATCCGTAGCCCTTCCCGCCAGCACCGCATGAAATACACAACAGGAACCACCAGAACCTCGCGCTCCAGGCTGATCCGGACACGAGTCTTCCCGTCAAAAACCCTGCACACCATCAATGTTTCTTAAAAAATGAACGGCTACTGCTGCGAAGGCCCGGCCACAACGCCCGCTGGTGCCTCACCGGTCTTTCGCTCTGAGACGAATGACCCGGGCACAAAGCCTGCTTTGTCTATCATAACCGGCCCGCGGCTGCACCCAGCAGCGGGACTGGCCGTCCAGGCGATCCGCTTCGCGCGGCGCTCCCTATGGTCGCGATCCGGCATGGCTGGTTTCGCGACCAACGAGAGCGGAGGCCGGAGGCGATTCGACCCGGACCCTGGGTTTGTTTATGCTCTAAACGCGGCCTCAGGCCGTCTTCGGGCCGCGAAGCAAAACAGGTATGCAAGCGGGTTCCAGCATTTGCCCCGGTCCCCGCATCCAACTCACCGGCAATCACCCCAGAGCAGAACCCTCAAAAACGAAGGAGAGCAGTTATGGAGCGCACCGCGAGCGCCGTTTGGAACGGCGGACTGAAGGACGGAAAGGGCGTCATTTCGACGCAGAGCGGAGTCCTCAAGGAGACTCAGTATTCGTTCGGCACCCGTTTTGAGAACGGCATCGGCACCAATCCCGAAGAGCTCATCGCCGCCGCTCATGCCGGCTGCTTCACCATGGCCCTGAGCGCCCAGCTCGGCCAGGCCAACCTCACCCCCGAGTCGCTCGAAACCACCGCGCACGTCAAGTTCGAGAAGACCGACGCCGGTTTCACCATCACCCACATCACGCTCGTGACCCGCGCCAAGGTCCCCGGCGCCTCCGAGGCAGCCTTCGAGACCGCAGCCAGCAACGCCAAGGCCGGCTGCCCCATCTCGCGCCTCTTCCACGGCAACACCGAGATCACCCTCGACGCCCAGCTGGTCTAACTGCTGCGCGCAGGGCGATCCACCTTCGGCCTCCGCTCCCGCTGGTCGCGACCAGCGGGAGCGGGGGGCCGAAGGAATTGGCGTGTGCTTGAACGCATCGCCGCGGCCCTAGATATCAAACTTTCCACCTTCTTTGTGAACTTTTAGAGTTTCGGCTTAAACGGCAAAACCACGGATTCACCCCAATAAGATCAGTCACAATAACGGAAGCCGACAAGATAAGCTGTGTTTGTGTGGAGTAAAAAGGTATCCAACTCTGTTTGGATATGGCACTTGCACAGCCATTTGGTAGGGCAGTTTTATCTTCAATATTTGAGAAGAATCATCGAGGTTGAATTTAGCAATAGGCTTTCGCATTTCTTTTGGGAAGTAAGCCATTGGGATTTTCCCTAATTCCGTAATCGCGGCATCCCATTGAAGATGATCCGCGACTTTTGTCTTCGGAAGGGATATACCCTTTGCCGAAAGTACTTTTTGGACAGCGTTGATGAGTTTATCTGAGCCACGGTACACATTCGCCATATGCCAAGTTAGATCCCGAGCGAAAGAAAAGGCTCCCTGGTCAGGATGAACTTCTGGAGAAGGTCCTAATATCCCATTTGTATCTGGCTCCTCAAGGCAATAGCCAAGATGGACATCCCTTCCGAACCACGCGGCTACTACTCTAAGGAAGCACTGCTGATGTTTGAGTTTATTAGCTATCCGCAGTGTGCTCTTGTAATCTCGTATCGCCTCTTGAAATGATTTTGCTCCTGGCAATTTATTGTCGAGGACATATTGTTCTGTAAATTCACTCGATTTGCTTGCCAATTTCGGATCGATCAGCGTCTTAAGAATCAGCCACAATTCATCTAAATATTCCTGCATCGTTCTAAGGAAATGAACTTGGTAATCAAGGAGTTGGCTGACATCCAAAGCAGCATCTTTATCACGGCGAAGATTGTCCGTTTCCAGAAAATACTCTTTTGTTACTGAACAGAATGCTCTAGCGATTTTTTCAAGCGAGCGGTTGTAAATTGCTGAAGGATGAAGTTGGCAATGCTCCCTATAGAACAAAACGTCTTCCGGAATATTGTCCAGATAATTGACTGCAGGAGGTGCGAGAGTGCCGTCAGTTGAACGATCTCGAACGATAAGAGTCATGTAAATTAAACTGGCGTGCACTTGCCTAGTAACGGCTCTAGAGTATTCCTTAATGCACTTAAATTGAATAGTTTCAGCGCTGAAACTATTGCAGCGCATTTATTTGTCCTGAGAAGATAGCTGCAAAGAGTTTTCAGAAAAGACAAATCAAAGATGCCCATGTCTCGACTCTGAGACATGGATTCGCAGAACGATTGAAATAAAAACTCACCACCGCAATGTCATCCCGACCGGAGCGAGTCCAAGGCGAACCAGTGGAAGGACTTGCGGTTTTGTTTTGCTGCGCAACACGCCAGCCCGCGACCAACGGGAGCGGGGGGCCGAAGGCGAAAGGCCTGGACGGCCAGTCCCTAGTTTTCCAGCGAAGGCTCTTCCGCGCTGTCCACCACCAGAACCTTCACCGGTCCGTGGGTGGGCTTCAGTTCCAGCCCCAGTGACTCTTTCACTACCGTAAATATGTCAGGCCGGATGTCCTCCGATGGAGAGGGGTCCGGCTTTCCGCGCAGCGGAGCCCATTTCAGCGTTACGTCGTATCTTCCCGTCAGCCCGGTCTTATCCACCACCGGCTTCTCCAGCGCGAACGCAAACGTCTTCGCCAGGTCTCCGGAGCTCTGCATCTCGGCATCCATCCCGTCCCAGTTCAATCCGCTCGAGGGATGCTTCGCGGTGCTCTCTTTCAGACGGCTGCCGCCCTTGGCCACCACCAGCTCATACTCCGGCTTGTCGCGCGTCTCCCAATGCGTCTTCAGGTGAAAGCGGTCCTCGAGCACCG
The Silvibacterium dinghuense DNA segment above includes these coding regions:
- a CDS encoding TIGR03435 family protein; translation: MRTSGSRVLSAIFVFLLCCAASSWAQASAVAQGSGPCGAFSLTPDNTLAFDVAVIRPGDPSRDRVLFKANDYGKWEVEGVTLSTLIEEAYGVDSYQVEGIPPGLRQKRFDIRAKTLAAPGGGPVPRVDPNEAKRLQTLLADQFGVRLHCRVGEHKTAVLYRDPKHAAPPVSTLAVKDGRWREGHGSVTGKGVSFQVVVHEAGWALQEKVEDDTGLQGSYDFDLKWTPPGETSDDPDAKTFEQALYEAFGVRVKHEMRPLAVLVVDQAHMPQLEDGTQVSGRF
- a CDS encoding sugar O-acetyltransferase, translating into MTQDNGIKVIPRRTPESAAMVASVKRAMAITPVLNRLTFDDAEQIRAVFSELIGCTVDESFSLIPPFYTTGGEHIRVGRNVFINQNCTMYDLGGIDIADDVMIGPNVSILTAGHPVEPAQRRAAVIAQPVAIGKNVWIAAGAIILGGVTVGENSVVAAGAVVTRDVPPNTLVGGNPARVIRSIGD
- a CDS encoding type II CAAX prenyl endopeptidase Rce1 family protein, encoding MEPAVQPGSSRMRDILELACGYLLILAVLWTDDPWQRVFYWIALAVIAVLTLARRASLRALGLTRAGVLRSLWIPALALGLALVAGVAAAYLHTLHRHIGHMLLDFRFAGYLLWAFVQQFLLQNYFLARLRRIVPARYAAAPAVLAALLFALAHLPNPLLTTLTLAWGWVSCILFLRYRNLYTLGLAHAILGITIALTVPNHVHHHMRAGLGYLHYHPHRPAPHGHETAARNQR
- a CDS encoding BTB/POZ domain-containing protein, which encodes MTAAAQDPPAPRPQQVLEAPVPAVAFSAGFSYLQTDLLNTPGVANTYTLGWYAMPQYYFTRHLSAIGEFDDLGNYHAHAGENVRAFLGGPEWTFATMHHVQPFVFTEGGAVRDSRDNYINWMASAAGGIGFNTRISKSVSFQLIPAEYVASKQTDGDWSGNLMAKAGFTFNGFRWKR
- a CDS encoding OsmC family protein; this encodes MERTASAVWNGGLKDGKGVISTQSGVLKETQYSFGTRFENGIGTNPEELIAAAHAGCFTMALSAQLGQANLTPESLETTAHVKFEKTDAGFTITHITLVTRAKVPGASEAAFETAASNAKAGCPISRLFHGNTEITLDAQLV
- a CDS encoding type II CAAX prenyl endopeptidase Rce1 family protein produces the protein MTSPWLHPSVLSAALLALAPLFWLGFVGEQGCAGLRARLQPALLRLLLPALLVIPYLLVAVPADSFRWYGCGVYLCAPVLVACCLAWVARRDPEQTGHWLEFVVLLGLGLAVDLRWLEPAWPSGLAAFGKVLLLDAGLYGFLVVRGLSGVGFDLRLRGSDWKTGLREWCFYAPMAIPLGLWLGFLHVHWPPKHPWMAVPMWLFTFVLIALPEEIFFRGWMQNLLERRIGRRGALAVTAMLFGLSHFNKRTHFFNWRYVLLAALAGIFYGRAWREKRRIDASAITHATVDTLWGLLLR
- a CDS encoding ArnT family glycosyltransferase produces the protein MIEQKNAEPNWLQHIERSWLTTLIWGLWLAAVAALLALHAVHLRADFPNFSPWMDYAKYTDEGWYGKAAIEHAVLGHWYVHGDFNPSVALPVLPVLEWGVFRFTGVSLVAARLIVLAAFAGNLWLVYALVRAETRTWGVARPISSASAMLAVTVLASSAFLYAFSRLAILEPLLVLFLLLAWWLGLALRRAESIAAQAVCAVGMGFALCLMILTKTTAIFLVPSVVWLLWDGRLKDSARRTAMVGVAAAVPWALYYGLFVKPRYSYDYHYLFAANQWEQPHSVLGWVAAFWYAVHGALWISSWLCVLLLVLAVATAVLARGFWRSRLVQAAWLAVAGYLFFIGWHNNMQPRYYQVIAFPLAMLAGLAVAALAASRTWVRAIPPKPTPGLDGAPASFPDLERSAVLRRGLVAVAMLTLVTGSACEAWQIAGWARHPQYTFLHAAEGVTAYINAHPNGNRLLLSISGDDITLITHLPAICDDYGTYDLPMRIHAYRPGWYAAWNEIDPGTLQDLSTQYSLEQVASFAAFDDPDRNRLILYKLHPLPPKRQTFDLAMEREENAGK
- a CDS encoding DUF5715 family protein — translated: MRFFCRVSLILLLCSGLTIPVFATTARKGTAHGRSSHARKTAASAPVKATAGTTKSRMTKNRAAHKTASASEQAASTAPAARHRGSHAAVAEPVAEPVSGRLGRRARRRAALIAAHRRPARMVPAKTEVADAMIPAAPLDHWAILPALVGSRASLVRQNERTQADGLTRIEDDAELDQLLADRALVAVPVSMNLRINEGLPENRRYCRPWTARFLTDLARAHAARFHRSLQVNSAVRTVEYQRHLMEVNGNAAPADGDIASPHLTGATIDIAKKGLSTSEVSWMRAYLYPLEEAGKIDVEEEFYQSCFHITVYKSYESAGRPSLVPAAVLAERVK
- a CDS encoding TIGR03435 family protein; translated protein: MRILLVSLLGCLSLVSGVAQEAAPLRYDVVTVKESKSTEPITLIDSDSGDMLKVENSSLMTMLTVAFDLHEYLIEGAPKWGQSKHFDVQGKILDATPDQIKALTEDQRRAMFVAVLEDRFHLKTHWETRDKPEYELVVAKGGSRLKESTAKHPSSGLNWDGMDAEMQSSGDLAKTFAFALEKPVVDKTGLTGRYDVTLKWAPLRGKPDPSPSEDIRPDIFTVVKESLGLELKPTHGPVKVLVVDSAEEPSLEN